The window attgttttgcaccatggcggttgtgttgtcgtcattcttctggccactgctTTCACATTTtcccttccttggatttgggcaatctcttttgaaatgacctggttgatcacaattaAAGCAATTTCTGGCTTTTGATTTATATCGTTTCTTAGTAGGAGTGGGCATAAAATTCGAAAAACTAAATTCCGAAccggaccgaattaattcggtattgGTTTATTCGGTATTTCGATATAATCTGGTATCAATTTTTTGGTTATTCGGTAATTCAGTACGGTCCTCGGTATTGAAGTTTCGATATTTCGGTATATCGAAATACCGAACAGTTAGAATGTATTGTTAAATATTAGTCTTACATTTTGTAATAAAAGATAGTTGTTTGTCCTATACCAGAAGATAGAATGAGATAATGTTTGTCCATGATTTCTAGAATATCATGGAAAATCTTCTTGGATAGCTCATCTTCTACCTTATGCCTATATCCCTTAATCAACTTCACATTGTTCTCTTTTACTTTTGACTCTTCTTTCTGCTCAATGCAAGACATAATATGCCAAGAAGCACTTCTAGCTCCAATAACAATTTTGTAACCAACAGAAAGCATCGAGTTTTGCAACTTTCTTCATACTCTCAATCATTCTGAGAAGCAATATGAATCTGAAGTTACCAAACAGAACAATGGTGCAAAGATTTGTATCTCATTCCTAGTACATAGTTTTGTCTTGCTTCCTTAGTTTTATCATAGAAAATGATGCTTGCGTGTGAATAAGAATAACCTCCAATAGACATATGCTATTCTAATTTTGTGTGCTTTGTATATATTTGAGGTGTTTATTTACCGAATCTGGTATGCAAATTGTCACTCCTTCACCAAATCACCAGTGGCCAGTGCCACTACTTATCACGTTAAATAAGGACACTGCGATACCGAAATCGTACCGAACAGAACAAGAAAATACCAAACCGTACCGAACTACTTTGGTGCTATATTTGATATGCATAATTGATATATTGAATACCGAAGTACCGAACCGTAATTCATAAATACAGTACCGAAGTACCGAACGTCCACCCCTagttcttagacttcccacgagctccaaatctaccatagttgctccaactcctttgataactcatgcctctaccttctgtgatgagagcataTCCTTGATTTTtaagcttctttctcatcttctcattaaGTAGAAGAGCCGATGTGATGTCTTTTAACCCAATGGTAGTCTTACCATGCAGTATGATTGTTGCCAAATTATCATACGAAGACGGCAACGAGTTCAATAGCAAGAtgactttatcttcttcctcgcaTTTCACTCCGAGGttggcgagctgtgtgattagtccgttaaacatgtttaaatgtgacaaaaaaattgtaccttcacccatgtgtagggtGTATAGCTGTTTCTTtaggtacaatttatttgtcagcgttttggacatgtataggttTTCAAACTTTGTCCAAATGCCACATGCGATGtattcatcaatgatgttattaaCCATATCATCTGATAatgcaacctgattgcactagaAGCCTTTGCatccaagtcagcccaatcctcagctttcatggtatcagacTTTTTGGTATcaacatctagtaccttgtgtaatccttgttggatgagcagatccCTCATCCTTCTTTGTCATGTTGAGAAAGCAATATCTCCGTTAAATTTtactacctcgtactttactccggacatttttgtttttcaccgagtatagttCTACTGACAGTGAATAGTATTTATGTGAACGAGTAGAACCTGTgctcttgtaacgacccgaccggtcgttttgaatattataacctcgttctccCATTCACTGCTCAaattatgccttacaattgatttatgacttatcgggttagttggttcggatccggaaggaattcgaagtaaaatgagacacttagtctcataattgaaaattttaagttagactAGTTGCCCGGATATGGATttgtgtgtaaacgacctcagatttgaattttgatgattccaatagacgcgtatggtgattttggacttaggagcgtgttcggaaatatttttggaggtccgtagtgaaatttggcttgaaatgccgaaagttgaatttttgaaaagtttgaccggggggttgactttttgatatcggggttggtatgcgattctgaaaattgaaatacctccgttatatcatttttgacttgtgtgcaaaatttgaggtgaatcAGACGTGATCTGATAGGTTACGGAgccatttgtagaaattagaaatttcaaagttcaataggcttgaactagggtgtgattcttggttttagcgttatttgaggtgatttgagggttcgactaagtttgtatggtgttttaggacttgatggtatatttggttgaggtcacgggggGTCTCGGGGGTCTGGGGGGGTtaatggatcatttttggccttggtgagattgttgatatctgctgctgcatttttctgattttctctttcgcgttcgcgagtggaccctcgcgttcgcgaagagtgttttctgagtgtgaggttttattcttcgcgttcgcgaggtggtggtcgcgttcgcgaaggtctgagctggtaaagctttATGTTCGCAAAGTcgtggtcgcattcgcgaagggttaaatttgtaggcagtcgagttgtgctttgcgaacgcgagggatctgtcacgttcgcgaagaagagaggtatggacagaaagtttaagttcacaAAATgggattttccatttttaacagtttggagctcagattgaggcagTGTTTGGGAGAGTTTtagaggaaacaatggggtaagtgttcttaactcaataatggttaaattacccgaatccatggttgtttttatcatttaattggtgaattaaattggaaaagtttgaaaaccctctaggataaatttgaggatttgagggccgaattgttatcggaatttagttatttttatatggttagacgtgggttcatattttgtaacttttgtcgagttctgagacgtgggtcccacaagcaatttttggagttaaaatttggatttttatggaaataattgtatttttatatggaattaattccaataaattttattgactgaaacgaattattctgactagattcgaggcattcgtaGGCCGATTTAACAGCAAatgcatagcagagtaaagaattttacgttttgaagtaagtaacagttttaaatctgatcttgagggtatgaaaccccggatttttgcatcatgtgattactttggaggtgacgcacatgccaggtgacgagcatgtgggcgtgcaccgagggaattgtgacttggtccgtcccgtgaaactgtaaagttgaataacttgttgttagctatatgctttctatgtgttgtggaaatttgactataagacatgttagaaaccatgtttaggctatatgttggtactgctgggacccacataggtcgtgtacatgttgaattatctgctaaattattgtttggtactcagtcacagtttacttgtttattttatctcagtctctattgttcattattgatgcatcatattattgttgtttgggctgatttcatgattattgagagcccgagagactggagagatttatgactgagtgagacaaagggcctgattatgagatattgatactatagcatgtgagttggccgtgcagcacgtgagttggccgtgcggatccagatattgatactatagcacgtgagttagtcgtgcagatccagatattgatactatagcacgtgagttgtctgtgcagcacgtgagttggccgtgcagaaccagatattgatactatggcacgtgagttatccgtgcagcacgtgagttggtcatgCAGATTAAAGCGCTTGGGcagaaggaacccctccggagtctgtacacccctagtgagcgcgggtacccattgagtgtgagtgctgagggttgagagtcgagtggttgagttgttgtgacaagttgagtgggtgttgccctgagaggctgtacttgctttccatttgttgttgcacttagttgttatctgtcattgttgtaaaattctctgaaagatcttatatctggattacatgaactctaactgtataaaattgaattgacttaaactgctggatttgaaagcatgtctattctttgctagagttactaaaagtgaactataactgtgtagctcgtcactatcttcagttctttatttattattgttacttactgagtttgttgtactcatactataccctgcacttcgtgtgcagatccaggtgtcctcggacatagcgggtgttgattctctcacaCAATTGACTTTTGGGAgtttcagaggtagctgccgtatttcgcagaccttgcctctccttccctatctccttatttacagtatttggtctcagactgttatgGACCGTATTTCTCAGACTTGTATtgatattagatgctcatgtactcagtgacaccaggttttggggagtgttcgtattagtatttgtggtattttgtattgtatttaaatattatattttcaaacttaaaagaaattatggtttattgagattatcggcttgcctagtatcgagataggcgccatcacgacaggttgggattttgggtcgttacaagttggtattagagctctagataacgtaggtctcacgagtcatgagcaggtttagtagagtcttgtggatcggtacagagatgtatgtacttatcttcgagaggctgcagaacctttaggaaaattttactttcttgtattctgtcgtgcgaattttttgattccagaaactaaatttctgttattctattctctcacaaatggtgagaacatgCACTACCAGATCGGACCGgctaccagtgccaccagttagggccgcgagagaccggggccgaggtagaggtagaggtgtaGCACTTATAGTACCACCAggtgctccagctcaggagcagattccagatatagtctGAGCTGACaggactagctcaggcaccacctgtacccattgagattccaggccttcacgagactttggcccagatattgacagtttgcactggtcttgctcaggtggtttcggatCAGGCCACAcctaccacttctcaggccgggggaggtactcattcctctgttgcccgtactccagacccggtagtacagggacttcagatacccgGGGGTGATACAAGCCCAGCTGGTTGCAGCTGCTTAGGCCCGGTAgctcctgttatggcagatgatgagcagaggatacttgagagatttgagagtcttcgacctccaccatttatagttactgagtcagaggatgctcagggttttctggataggtgtcaacggaaGCTTAGGACAACGGCTattctggagaccaatggggtctcattcactactttttaattttctggggctgcactcagatggtaggagacttacgagaggtgtaggcctattggcgtagcaccccttacttggcaacagttctccgtggtcattttggagaagttcgtgcctcagtcccgcagaaaggagctgcgcagacagtttgagaagcttcgccagggtgatatgtctgtgacgcagtacgagatgagattttcagggTTGGCTTGTCACGCAGTCTGATTGGTTCCCATTTATAGGGAGagtattaggaggttcattgatggcctcacatatcggccgcggttacttatgactagggagagagtatctggtgttacttttgatgaggtagatgacgttgctcgacagatagagatggttcgtagccaggaacgtggagagagagagagagagagagaggctaagaggcctcgtggtctaaTTGGTTACAACGTTGTTCCTTCATGGGGTCAGATTTACTGCGGTAGGggccgttcttacagacacgctcaggcgggtcgtccagctcatcatggtgcattagctagccacggttcttacaatgctcacataggccagtcttcattcagtgcactaccagcgcagagttctcatcatgcctcgtccgctcaggcttaTGCAGGTAATTCCTCAAGTTATTAGGAGCAGCAGTTCCCTCAGAGGaggggttatttcgagtgcggagaatttgtttatttcaagagagagtgtcctaggctgttgagtgggtcCCCACAGAAGAGTCCTCGACTGACGACACTAGCACCAGCAGTTCCACCACTCGCCCAGCCAGCatggggtgggggtcaggcagctagggatCACCCAATAGGGGAAGGCCAATCAGGTggcgggcaggctcgattctatgcttttcctgccaggccagatgttgttgcctcagatgcagtgatcacaggtattgtttcagtataCCAcggggaggcttctatattatttgaccctggttccacttattcatatgtatcatagtattttgctcattatctgtaTATGCCCTGTGAatccttagttttacctgtttgtgtatctacatcggtgggcgatattattactgtggatcgtgtgtattggtcgtgtgtggtaattattggggaactggagactagagttgatctcttattactcggcatggttgatttcgatgtaatcctgggtatggattggttgtctccatgtcatactattctggactgtcatgcaaaaatTGTGACATtgacgatgtcggggttgccaaaggttgaatggaggggttctctagatcttgttcctagcagggtaatttcttatttgaaggcccaacatatgattggaaagggatgcttgtcatatttggcctttgtgagagatgttgatgcagatactcctattattgattcagtaccggtcgtgcaagACTTTTCCGATGCATTTCttgcagacctaccgggtatgccactcgacagggatattgatttcggtattgacttggtgtagggtactcagccaatttctattcctctgtatcgtatggcaccagctgagttaaaagaattgaaagagcaactttaagaactccttgaaaagggatttattaggcctagtgtgtcaccttagggtgcacaggttctgtttgtgaaaaagaaagacggtactatgcggatgtgcattgattataggcagttgaacaaagtcacaatcaagaataaatatccattgccgcgtattgataactaatttgactagcttcagggagcgagggtgttctccaaaattgatttgaggtctgggtatcaccagttgaaaattctggattcggatattctaaagacggcattcagaactcgttatggccactacgaatttcttatgatgtcttttgggctaaccaatgccccaacggcatttatgcatttgatgaatggtGTATTCTATCCATATCTTGATtaatttgtcgtagtatttattgatgatattctggtgtactcacgtagcttggaagagcatgcacaacacttgggttttgtattacagaggctgatggaggagagactttatgccaaattttctaagtgtgagttatggcttagtttggtggcatttttgggacatataatgtctagtgaaggaattaaagtGGATTCGAAGAAAagagaggcagttcagaattggcccaggccatcttcagttactgagattcgaagttttctcgGCTTGACCGGTTATtttcgtcgcttcgtggagggtttctcgtctattgcatcgcctatgactaaattgacccagaaaggtgctccgttcaggtggtcagatgagtgtgaagagagctttcagaagctcaaaacagctttgactacagctccagtattagtgttgcctatagattcagagtcttatactgtgtattgtgacacatCGCGTATTGGCCTCGgcacagtgctgatgcaagatggtagggtgattgcctatgcgtccagacagttaaaggtacatgagaaaaattatccagtccacgatcttgagttagcagctattgttcatgccttgaaaatttagtggcattacttgtacggtgtccagtgtgaggtatataccaatcatcggagtctacaacatttttaaaaaaaagaaggatcttaatttgcggcatcgaaggtggttagagttgcttaagtattatgatatcaccattctctatcatcccggaaaggccaatgtattggccgatgccttgagtcgtaaggcagagagtttgggcagcttagcatacttaccggtagcagagaggcctttagcattggatgtttaggccttggccaaccagtttgttagattggatgtttgcGAGCAGAAACGAGGTTtggattgtgtggtttctcggtcttctttatatgattgcatcagatagcgccagtatgatgatccacatctgcttgttcttaaggacacggtttaacacggtgatgccaaggaagtgactattggagatgacggtgtattacggatgcagggcaggctaagtgtgcctaatgtagatggtttgcgtgagctgattctccgaTAAGCTCACAGTttacggtactctattcatccaggcgccgcaaagatgtatcaggatttgaggcagcactattggtagaggcgaataaagaaagatatagttggatttgtagctcggtatttaaattgtcaacaagtaaagtacgagcattagagacttgaaattccagagtggaagtgggagcgtattaccatgggctttgtagttgggctcctatggactttgagaaagtttgatgttgtttgggtgatagtagatcggttgaccaaatctgcacattttattccagttggtactaattattcttcggagcggttggatgggatttatattcgcgagattgtttgcctacaaggtgtgccggtgtccatcatttcagatcggggtacgcagtttacctcacagttttggagagcagtgcagcgagaattgggcacacaggttcaattgagtacagtatttcaccctcagatggacggacaatccgagcgcactattcagatattggaggatatgctacgtgcttgtgtcattgattttaggggttcttgggatcaatttctgccactcgcggagtttgcttacaataacaactaccagtcgagtattcagatggctctgtatgaggctttgtatgggagacggtgccgttctttggtgggttagtttgagccgggtgaggctagactattgggtactgacttggtacaggatgctttagagaaggtcaaagtgatttagGAACGGCTTCGCATGACGCattctagacaaaagagttatgctgacaggaaggttcatgatgttgttcacatggttggagagaaggttctactcaaaatttcacccatgaagggtgtgttgaggttcgggaagaagggcaagttgagccctcagtatattggtcaTTTTTAGAtatttaagaaaattggagaagtggcttatgaacttgctttgccacccagtctatcaggtgttcatccagtgttccatgtatctatgctccgaaagtatgtcggggatccgtctcatattctggattttagTACAGTACATCTGgacagtaatttgacttatgatatggagccggtggctatttcaGACCGacaggttcaaaagctgaggtcaaagagcatagcatcagtgaaggtgcagtggagagactagccagtcagagaagctacttgggagattgagtagaagatgcggagcaaatatccacacttatttgagactccacatattattctaaacccgttcgaggacggatgtttgtttaagagggggagaatgtaacaacccggccgatcgttttgaatattataaccctgtttccccattcactgctcaatttatgccttacaattaatttatgacttatcgggttagttggttcgggtccggaaaaaATTcgtagtgaaatgagacacttagtctcataattgaaaattttaagttaaaaaagttGCCAGGGTGTGGATTTGTGTGTAAACGACCTGAGATTTTGAATTTGGattatttcaatagctccgtatagtgattttggacttaggagcatgttacGGAAAATtctttggaggttcgtagtgaaatttggcttaaaatgccgaaagttaaatttttggaaagattgaccgggggttgaccttttgatatcggggttgaaatccgattctgaaaattggaacacctccgttatattatttatgacttgtgtgcaaaatttgaggtcaatcagacgtgattgataggttccggagttgtttgtagaaattaaagtttttaaagttcattaggcttgattggggtatgattcatggttttagcgttgtttgaggtgatttgagggtttgactaagttcgtatgatattttaggacttgatggtatgtttggttgaggtcccgggagggggggttaacggatcatttttggccttggtgagattgatgatatatgttgctgcatttttctaattttctctttcgcattcgcgagtgggccctcgcgttcgcgaagagttttttctgagtgtgaggttttgttcttcgcgttcgcgaggtggtggtcgcgttcacgaaggtctgagctggtaaagcttcgcgttcgcgaagggtaagatttgtaaagcttcgcgttcgtgaagccacAGTCGTGTTCGCAAAGGGTTAAATTTGtaggcagtcgagttgtgcttcgcgaacacgagggacctatcgcgttcgcgaagaagagaggtctggacagaaagtttaagttcagaaaatgggtgtttccatttttaacgatttggagctcggattgaggcgatgtttgggagattttcagaggaaacaacggggtaagtgttcttaactca is drawn from Nicotiana tomentosiformis chromosome 12, ASM39032v3, whole genome shotgun sequence and contains these coding sequences:
- the LOC138903450 gene encoding 14-3-3-like protein GF14 iota, which gives rise to MRDLLIQQGLHKVLDVDTKKSDTMKAEDWADLDAKASSAIRKLQNSMLSVGYKIVIGARSASWHIMSCIEQKEESKVKENNVKLIKGYRHKVEDELSKKIFHDILEIMDKHYLILSSGIGQTTIFYYKM